From the Candidatus Eisenbacteria bacterium genome, one window contains:
- a CDS encoding DUF1501 domain-containing protein has protein sequence MTRRSVLQLGLSTAALMTMPPLRWLANADPLHPHFLVMLIADGGWDPTQALDVHDPLDMTDGVDVDVPQAISGLPPSQIATAGGITYMSNPTTRPNVDTFFNTWASKTAVVNGIGTRSTSHDQSRQLVLTGYLDPTRADFAVMAAHKNGTDMPLPHLLLSGQSFGGQFAGLSGRLGGQMGTAIAYNRVGTNSALAVSALGEAYVQQALEWERLHAEAGPSSAVSGKLEAYHDANGRADKLTRLAGALSLNQNSGQQLATSLGNAFKSGLTTSVTVNPFGGFDTHTDNTQQNNSWDRVFSYVNGLVTGLSTQSGLLAPSLLDETTVVVCSEFGRTPQLNGDNGKDHHPWTSMLIVGKGVRGGVSLGMTDSTQEGVKVNFSTGAPDNGGMILDVTNMVAGLVTLMGANSSDYLPTVTPFTAMIA, from the coding sequence ATGACGAGGCGTAGCGTGCTGCAGCTCGGGCTCTCCACTGCGGCCCTCATGACGATGCCCCCCTTGCGGTGGCTCGCCAACGCCGACCCCCTGCACCCGCACTTTCTGGTCATGCTGATCGCCGACGGCGGCTGGGATCCGACCCAGGCGCTCGACGTGCACGACCCGCTCGACATGACGGACGGCGTCGACGTCGACGTGCCCCAGGCGATCTCGGGGCTGCCCCCGTCGCAGATCGCGACCGCCGGCGGCATCACCTACATGTCGAATCCGACGACCCGGCCCAACGTCGACACCTTCTTCAACACCTGGGCGAGCAAGACCGCGGTCGTGAACGGCATCGGGACCCGCTCGACGTCGCACGACCAGAGCCGGCAGCTCGTCCTCACGGGCTACCTCGATCCGACGCGCGCCGACTTCGCGGTGATGGCGGCGCACAAGAACGGCACCGACATGCCGCTGCCCCACCTCCTTCTCTCGGGGCAGAGCTTCGGTGGCCAGTTCGCCGGCCTCTCCGGACGCCTCGGCGGCCAGATGGGCACGGCGATCGCGTACAACCGCGTGGGCACGAACAGCGCCCTCGCGGTCTCCGCGCTCGGCGAGGCATACGTCCAACAGGCGCTCGAGTGGGAACGCCTCCACGCGGAGGCGGGTCCCTCGAGCGCCGTCAGCGGCAAGCTCGAGGCCTACCACGACGCCAACGGCCGCGCGGACAAGCTCACGCGGCTCGCCGGCGCCCTCAGCCTCAACCAGAACAGCGGCCAGCAGCTCGCGACCTCGCTCGGCAACGCGTTCAAGAGCGGCCTCACGACGAGCGTCACGGTGAACCCGTTCGGCGGCTTCGACACGCACACCGACAACACCCAGCAGAACAACAGCTGGGACCGCGTCTTCAGCTACGTGAACGGGCTGGTGACCGGGCTCTCGACCCAGTCGGGTCTGCTCGCACCGAGCCTCCTCGACGAGACGACCGTCGTCGTCTGCTCCGAGTTCGGCCGCACGCCCCAGCTGAACGGCGACAACGGGAAGGACCATCACCCGTGGACGTCGATGCTGATCGTCGGCAAGGGCGTGCGGGGCGGCGTGTCGCTCGGGATGACCGACAGCACGCAGGAAGGCGTCAAGGTCAACTTCTCGACCGGCGCGCCCGACAACGGCGGCATGATCCTCGACGTCACGAACATGGTGGCGGGGCTCGTGACCCTCATGGGCGCGAACTCCTCGGACTATCTCCCGACGGTGACGCCGTTCACCGCCATGATCGCCTGA
- a CDS encoding PQQ-dependent sugar dehydrogenase, with the protein MSRRFHQSLALALALASAGAPRIARAVLDTPGFRAVAVAQTAYPISAIAVAPDGRMFAAIQALGQTSGTTPGTAEIRVFSNYKSADGSTLDTGAVWATIDGVRATTNEEGVLGIALAPDFASSKLVYVYLTTNDETVNQHIRVYHENDQGTGDLQGVVQTSLEPPTESTTRNGGHMAFGVDGCLLASIGDNGSGNRWNAQLFSGTDPIQGTENTALCTNVCLGASEYPARTVMNNGAPNFAGKVLRMEVQGAAAAVPAPGNPFSGAPFVYGTGLRNPAGVAVHPLTGQVYVTDRSDTLQAEIDLVSSGSNQGWPCLEGAGVASSGVAGCLSGHPASDVYANHSTWAHPIVAHTGNPVVSGVTAYTGLAYPDQFYGDVFYLLRDSARIYRIDLQPPCFMPSGTELAPLIFHDSNNDNDFRAIYDIDGDGDFDTINLQVLTAITQGPSPIGKDTLYVAGKQGTGFTDDSVVYRIEYATTYTPYSGPTGRVPDSCFAGIDNPFAHPACLSAGGPCQGQPDGTSCDDGNTCNGNETCQGGVCQHGSNAADGTGCAAVDGCHAAGSCSGGACVTGPALPDGTPCPDGDACNGTETCAAGVCQAAAVAAPQALNVNSIVMKGGGITVSGEVFPSAPMALSTTDDVVLTVDNGPLLFSSTLTHPETDTRWLKSKPPILFKYKDASGSAGGLKQLQLKQHGSAFALKAKGKNNQLLTFGGGGIAAKLVLGNQCYSASVTCSKKGKGFRCTP; encoded by the coding sequence GTGTCCCGTCGCTTCCACCAGTCGCTCGCGCTCGCCCTCGCACTTGCAAGTGCGGGGGCGCCGCGCATTGCTCGCGCCGTGCTCGACACCCCAGGGTTCCGCGCAGTAGCCGTCGCGCAGACCGCCTATCCGATCTCGGCGATCGCCGTCGCCCCCGACGGCCGGATGTTCGCCGCCATCCAGGCCCTCGGCCAGACGTCGGGCACGACGCCCGGCACGGCCGAGATCCGCGTCTTCTCCAACTACAAGTCGGCCGACGGCTCGACGCTCGACACCGGCGCGGTGTGGGCGACGATCGACGGCGTGCGCGCCACGACGAACGAGGAAGGCGTCCTCGGCATCGCGCTCGCCCCCGACTTCGCGAGCTCGAAGCTCGTCTACGTCTACCTCACGACGAACGACGAGACCGTCAACCAGCACATCCGCGTCTACCACGAGAACGACCAGGGCACGGGCGACCTCCAAGGCGTCGTGCAGACGTCGCTCGAGCCGCCCACCGAGTCGACCACCCGCAACGGCGGGCACATGGCGTTCGGCGTCGACGGCTGCCTGCTCGCCAGCATCGGCGACAACGGCAGCGGCAACCGCTGGAACGCCCAGCTCTTCAGCGGCACCGACCCGATCCAGGGCACCGAGAACACCGCCCTCTGCACGAACGTCTGCCTCGGCGCGTCGGAGTACCCGGCGCGCACCGTCATGAACAACGGCGCGCCGAACTTCGCGGGCAAGGTGCTGCGGATGGAGGTGCAGGGCGCCGCGGCGGCCGTCCCGGCCCCCGGCAATCCGTTCTCGGGTGCGCCGTTCGTCTACGGCACGGGTCTGCGCAATCCCGCCGGCGTCGCCGTGCATCCGCTGACCGGCCAGGTCTACGTCACCGACCGCAGCGACACGCTGCAGGCCGAGATCGACCTCGTCTCGTCCGGGAGCAACCAGGGCTGGCCCTGCCTCGAAGGCGCCGGCGTTGCGAGCTCGGGCGTTGCCGGATGCCTCTCGGGGCACCCGGCGAGCGACGTCTATGCGAACCATTCGACGTGGGCCCACCCCATCGTCGCGCACACGGGCAACCCGGTCGTGAGCGGGGTCACCGCCTACACCGGTCTCGCCTACCCCGACCAGTTCTACGGCGACGTCTTCTATCTGCTGCGCGACAGCGCGCGGATCTACCGCATCGACCTCCAGCCGCCGTGCTTCATGCCGTCGGGCACCGAGCTCGCGCCGCTCATCTTCCACGACTCGAACAACGACAACGACTTCCGCGCCATCTACGACATCGACGGCGACGGCGACTTCGACACCATCAACCTGCAGGTGCTGACGGCGATCACGCAGGGCCCGAGCCCGATCGGCAAGGACACCCTCTACGTCGCGGGCAAGCAGGGCACCGGCTTCACCGACGACTCGGTCGTCTATCGGATCGAGTACGCGACCACCTACACGCCGTACTCCGGTCCGACGGGCCGCGTGCCCGACAGCTGCTTCGCCGGCATCGACAACCCGTTCGCGCATCCCGCGTGCCTCAGCGCCGGCGGTCCGTGCCAGGGCCAGCCCGACGGGACGTCGTGCGACGACGGCAACACCTGCAACGGCAACGAGACGTGTCAGGGCGGCGTCTGCCAGCATGGCTCCAACGCCGCCGACGGCACGGGCTGCGCGGCCGTGGACGGCTGCCACGCGGCGGGGTCGTGCTCGGGCGGAGCCTGCGTCACCGGTCCCGCGCTGCCCGACGGCACGCCGTGCCCCGACGGCGACGCCTGCAACGGTACGGAGACCTGCGCCGCCGGCGTCTGTCAGGCGGCGGCCGTCGCCGCGCCGCAGGCGCTCAACGTGAACTCGATCGTCATGAAGGGCGGTGGGATCACCGTCAGCGGCGAGGTATTCCCCTCGGCGCCGATGGCGCTCTCGACGACGGACGACGTCGTGCTCACCGTCGACAACGGCCCGCTGCTCTTCTCGAGCACGCTCACCCACCCCGAGACCGACACGCGGTGGCTGAAGTCGAAGCCTCCCATCCTCTTCAAGTACAAGGACGCCTCCGGCAGCGCCGGTGGCCTGAAGCAGCTCCAGCTGAAGCAGCACGGCTCTGCCTTCGCGCTCAAGGCGAAGGGCAAGAACAACCAGCTGCTGACGTTCGGCGGCGGTGGGATCGCCGCCAAGCTGGTGCTCGGCAACCAGTGCTACTCCGCGTCGGTCACCTGCTCGAAGAAGGGCAAGGGCTTCCGCTGCACACCCTGA
- a CDS encoding alpha/beta fold hydrolase, whose amino-acid sequence MQPQGDKGSWTGGLGRLRALGSELSALAGVVGALPWRSLASDTLDDAGLHPVPVVLVHGILGDPTNFSALRRHLGRHGIRRFSSFAYRPRLDYQRLAGDLHEHVEVVCRATAAAQVDVVAHSLGGLAARYFMQTGGTHLVRRLVTLGTPYLAYANPSQELAVFAANDALVPPPVDRARRRMRIIDACGHLGLLTDERALGAVARYLTRPRALAGRVAELAA is encoded by the coding sequence ATGCAGCCCCAGGGTGACAAGGGTAGCTGGACGGGAGGGCTCGGCAGGTTGCGAGCCCTCGGGAGTGAGCTCTCCGCCCTCGCCGGGGTCGTCGGCGCCCTCCCCTGGCGGTCGCTCGCGAGCGACACGCTCGACGACGCGGGCCTCCATCCGGTCCCCGTCGTGCTCGTCCATGGGATCCTCGGCGATCCCACGAACTTCAGCGCCCTCCGCCGCCACCTCGGGCGCCACGGCATCCGGCGCTTCTCGAGCTTCGCCTACCGCCCCCGCCTCGACTATCAGCGGCTCGCGGGCGACCTGCACGAGCACGTCGAGGTCGTGTGCCGTGCGACCGCCGCCGCTCAGGTCGACGTCGTCGCGCACAGCCTGGGCGGTCTCGCCGCGCGCTACTTCATGCAGACGGGCGGCACGCACCTCGTGCGCCGGCTCGTGACGCTCGGCACGCCCTACCTCGCGTACGCGAACCCCTCGCAGGAGCTCGCCGTGTTCGCCGCGAACGACGCGCTGGTCCCGCCACCCGTCGACCGCGCGCGCCGCCGCATGCGCATCATCGACGCGTGCGGGCACCTGGGCCTCCTCACCGACGAGCGGGCGCTCGGCGCGGTCGCGCGCTACCTCACGCGACCCCGTGCCCTCGCCGGCCGCGTGGCTGAGCTGGCTGCGTAA
- a CDS encoding cytochrome c — protein MRWPLAAALALIASTGGAATLEFLRDGTVVRTLDAAALAQTCKPRTIELDDPYYEARKRFRACPLAAVFEAGFGKPPGRLEGEDVVFRAADGYAKVSTPARAGEDGGFVAFAEVDRPSGFAPMGRQALDPGPFYVVWTKPAQRDTHRYPWPYQLVAIELTNVRARYPHTVPAGLPESDPAWHGYAIFRSECMACHAINREGGTVGPDLNVPRSIVEYRPVDQMKAYIRNPATFRYGNMPAHEHLSAADLDALVAYFDAMKDRKHDPGAGR, from the coding sequence ATGCGATGGCCTCTCGCCGCGGCGCTCGCGCTCATCGCGTCGACCGGCGGCGCCGCGACGCTCGAGTTCCTGCGCGACGGCACCGTGGTGCGAACGCTCGACGCCGCCGCGCTGGCGCAGACGTGCAAACCGCGCACGATCGAGCTCGACGATCCGTACTACGAGGCGCGCAAGCGTTTCCGCGCCTGCCCGCTCGCGGCGGTCTTCGAGGCCGGATTCGGCAAACCGCCGGGTCGGCTCGAGGGCGAAGACGTCGTGTTCCGCGCCGCCGACGGCTACGCCAAGGTCTCGACGCCGGCGCGCGCCGGAGAGGACGGCGGGTTCGTCGCGTTCGCCGAGGTCGATCGCCCGAGCGGCTTCGCGCCGATGGGCCGGCAGGCGCTCGATCCGGGGCCCTTCTACGTCGTGTGGACGAAGCCCGCGCAGCGCGACACGCACCGCTATCCCTGGCCGTATCAGCTGGTCGCGATCGAGCTGACGAACGTCCGCGCCCGCTATCCACACACGGTGCCCGCCGGGCTTCCCGAGTCGGACCCCGCGTGGCACGGCTACGCCATCTTTCGCAGCGAGTGCATGGCGTGCCACGCCATCAACCGCGAGGGCGGGACGGTCGGGCCGGACTTGAACGTCCCGCGCTCGATCGTCGAATACCGGCCCGTGGATCAGATGAAGGCGTACATCAGGAACCCCGCCACCTTCCGATACGGCAACATGCCGGCGCACGAGCATCTCTCGGCGGCGGACCTGGACGCGCTGGTCGCGTACTTCGACGCCATGAAGGACCGCAAGCACGACCCCGGGGCGGGACGATGA
- the ribA gene encoding GTP cyclohydrolase II RibA — translation MSLGRDGMLVATGGETIATRHGDFVVHAFHNCTTGQPALAVTHGDLHAHGPLLARVHSSCITSEVYGACDCDCAEQLDAALAHIAARGRGALFYLMQEGRGAGFIAKALDRMLVQASRNRLSTFDAYAKLGLPDDQRSYGEVAAMVRLLGIAAPLRLLSNNPDKVAALRAAGALVDGTEPIRIDASAYSQHYLHAKSRAGHTLARTDGIDPATLPEPVTVASPEALPATPRFVHVASYLLPVRAGAAAWFRLHAYVDTATRRERVVLIHGSGGDDVLVRVQRETLLDRFPLCEPRFRRRWDAVVERIAAHGRAVVVFADADEDVRELAGALVRAHLDRRRAMPLFWPDEADDERALCAGIAP, via the coding sequence ATGAGCCTCGGCCGCGACGGCATGCTGGTCGCGACCGGCGGGGAGACGATCGCGACCCGCCACGGCGACTTCGTCGTGCACGCGTTCCACAACTGCACGACGGGCCAGCCGGCGCTCGCCGTCACGCACGGCGATCTCCACGCGCACGGGCCGCTCCTCGCCCGCGTGCACTCGTCCTGCATCACGAGCGAGGTGTACGGCGCCTGCGACTGCGACTGTGCCGAGCAGCTCGATGCGGCGCTGGCGCACATCGCAGCGCGCGGGCGCGGAGCCCTCTTCTATCTCATGCAGGAGGGGCGCGGCGCGGGCTTCATCGCCAAGGCGCTCGACCGGATGCTCGTCCAGGCGAGCCGGAACCGGCTCTCGACCTTCGACGCGTACGCGAAGCTCGGCCTCCCGGACGATCAGCGATCGTACGGCGAAGTGGCCGCGATGGTGCGCCTGCTCGGCATCGCGGCGCCGCTGCGCCTGCTCTCCAACAACCCGGACAAGGTCGCCGCGCTGCGGGCGGCAGGCGCGCTCGTCGACGGGACGGAGCCGATCAGGATCGACGCGTCGGCGTACAGCCAGCACTATCTGCACGCGAAGTCGCGCGCGGGCCACACCCTCGCGCGAACCGACGGCATCGACCCCGCGACGCTGCCCGAGCCCGTCACCGTGGCGTCTCCCGAGGCGCTGCCGGCGACGCCGCGCTTCGTGCACGTGGCATCGTACCTGCTGCCGGTCCGCGCCGGCGCCGCGGCCTGGTTCCGGCTCCACGCCTACGTCGACACGGCGACGCGCCGCGAGCGCGTGGTCCTGATACACGGATCGGGCGGCGACGACGTGCTGGTCCGCGTCCAGCGCGAGACCCTGCTCGACCGGTTCCCGCTGTGCGAGCCGCGCTTTCGCCGGCGTTGGGATGCGGTCGTCGAGCGGATCGCGGCGCACGGGCGCGCCGTCGTCGTGTTCGCGGACGCCGACGAGGACGTGCGGGAGCTCGCCGGAGCGCTCGTCCGCGCCCATCTGGACCGACGACGCGCAATGCCGCTCTTCTGGCCCGACGAAGCCGACGACGAGCGGGCGCTCTGCGCCGGGATCGCGCCATGA
- a CDS encoding creatininase family protein gives MTTDAWRRGHALLAARVAEIPRAIARTAARTVPGLALGTREVRRVVATGVGSSAAHAALLAHVLRAAGRDATTEPLSTFVDPSRSRPDDVLVVFSQGLSPNAQVALAAPARWRRVVLVTAVTDRERLAPFTQRSVVVHGIDGEDEMGTLVRVIGPMAGYVGALQVACALGGPDVPDLAPVQRALGSLAVPAMSAEQLAAPLAFVTSGSYGELAANLQYKVLEGMLRPMPAVWDALQIAHGPFQQAFDGRATFLALSRADAAGEDALLARLAVMLDPVRHTLVRLHASLPGVLALFEHEAMMNVLMLRDIAARGVDQIAWPGRGMEGAIYDLAQPIGERRIARVTWPDVDAPRPRLAIVPLGATEQHGPHLPLATDTLIADALAARLAACAGDAIALPALAIGCSIEHMSFPGTLDLAPATLAAVLADTLRSLARHEIREAFVFSAHGGNAATLRELAPALRAAAPGLRVHVFADLDLVTRSLQREAAGFGVTPEAAGHHAGEIETSIMLALHPELVRTDALAPGYTERTTDPQAIFYPDLRRAAPSGTVGDPRTATAARGGRYLAAWLDVLAAALGDAKKSQ, from the coding sequence ATGACCACGGACGCGTGGCGCCGCGGGCACGCGCTGCTCGCCGCACGGGTCGCGGAGATCCCTCGCGCGATCGCGCGCACCGCGGCGCGCACCGTTCCCGGGCTCGCCCTCGGGACGCGCGAGGTCCGTCGCGTGGTCGCGACCGGCGTCGGGAGCTCGGCGGCGCACGCCGCGCTCCTCGCCCACGTGCTCCGCGCCGCCGGTCGCGACGCCACGACCGAGCCGCTCTCCACCTTCGTCGACCCGTCCCGGAGCCGACCCGACGACGTGCTCGTCGTCTTCTCTCAGGGCCTGTCGCCGAACGCGCAGGTGGCACTCGCCGCACCGGCGCGATGGCGGCGCGTCGTGCTCGTCACGGCCGTGACCGATCGGGAGCGGCTGGCGCCGTTCACGCAGCGCAGCGTCGTCGTGCACGGGATCGACGGCGAGGACGAGATGGGAACCCTCGTCCGCGTGATCGGTCCGATGGCGGGATACGTCGGCGCTCTCCAGGTGGCGTGCGCCCTCGGCGGTCCCGACGTGCCCGACCTGGCGCCCGTCCAGCGGGCGCTCGGATCGCTCGCGGTCCCAGCGATGTCGGCGGAGCAGCTCGCCGCGCCGCTCGCGTTCGTCACCAGCGGGTCGTACGGCGAGCTCGCTGCGAACCTCCAGTACAAGGTGCTCGAAGGCATGCTGCGTCCGATGCCGGCAGTGTGGGACGCGCTGCAGATCGCGCACGGGCCGTTCCAGCAAGCGTTCGACGGGCGCGCGACCTTCCTCGCCCTCTCGCGCGCGGATGCCGCCGGCGAGGACGCGCTGCTGGCGCGCCTCGCCGTCATGCTCGATCCCGTCCGACACACGCTCGTTCGTCTCCACGCCTCGCTGCCGGGCGTGCTCGCCCTCTTCGAGCACGAGGCGATGATGAACGTCCTCATGCTGCGCGACATTGCGGCGCGGGGCGTCGACCAGATCGCCTGGCCCGGGCGCGGCATGGAAGGGGCGATCTACGACCTCGCGCAGCCCATCGGCGAGCGGCGGATCGCGCGGGTCACGTGGCCCGACGTCGACGCGCCCCGGCCCCGGCTCGCCATCGTGCCGCTCGGGGCGACCGAGCAGCACGGGCCGCACCTGCCGCTCGCGACCGATACGCTCATCGCGGACGCGCTCGCGGCGCGGCTCGCCGCGTGCGCCGGTGATGCGATCGCGCTGCCGGCGCTCGCGATCGGGTGCTCGATCGAGCACATGTCGTTTCCCGGCACGCTCGACCTCGCGCCGGCGACGCTCGCCGCCGTCCTGGCGGACACGCTGCGCTCGCTCGCCCGGCACGAGATCCGCGAGGCGTTCGTCTTTTCGGCCCACGGCGGCAACGCCGCGACGCTGCGGGAGCTCGCGCCGGCGCTGCGCGCGGCCGCGCCGGGGCTCCGCGTCCACGTCTTCGCCGACCTCGACCTCGTGACCAGGTCCCTGCAGCGCGAGGCGGCCGGGTTCGGCGTCACGCCCGAGGCCGCCGGCCACCACGCCGGCGAGATCGAGACGTCGATCATGCTGGCTCTCCATCCCGAGCTGGTGCGCACCGACGCGCTCGCGCCCGGCTACACGGAGCGCACGACCGATCCGCAGGCGATCTTCTACCCCGATCTCCGGCGCGCGGCGCCGAGCGGGACGGTCGGCGATCCGCGCACCGCGACCGCTGCGCGCGGCGGCCGCTACCTGGCCGCGTGGCTCGACGTGCTCGCAGCCGCCCTGGGCGACGCGAAGAAGAGCCAGTAG